In Syngnathus acus chromosome 5, fSynAcu1.2, whole genome shotgun sequence, a genomic segment contains:
- the ube2j2 gene encoding ubiquitin-conjugating enzyme E2 J2, protein MSNTGNKRAPTTATQRLKQDYLRIKKDPVPYICAEPLPSNILEWHYVVRGPEKTPYEGGYYHGKLIFPREFPFKPPSIYMITPNGRFKCNTRLCLSITDFHPDTWNPAWSVSTILTGLLSFMVEKGPTLGSIETSDHTKRQLSAQSLAFNLKDKVFCELFPEVVEEMKQKQKLQEELNARTQPLPLPDVVPDGDPQQAHYGLPALNGGPIPLGGGNPAQGLQQPNRNHGLLGGALANLFVIVGFAAFAYTVKYVLRSIAQD, encoded by the exons ATGAGCAACACCGGGAACAAGAGAGCTCCAACCACAGCCACTCAGCGACTTAAGCAGGATTACCTCAGGATAAAGAAAGACCCTGTGCCTTACATCTGTGCTGAGCCTCTGCCTTCTAACATCTTAGAATG GCACTATGTGGTGAGAGGTCCTGAAAAAACTCCTTatgaag GAGGTTACTATCACGGAAAACTCATATTTCCTCGGGAATTCCCCTTTAAACCACCAAGTATCTACATGATAACCCCCAACGGCAGATTTAAATGTAATACAAG GCTATGTCTGTCCATCACGGACTTCCACCCGGACACTTGGAACCCGGCGTGGTCCGTCTCCACCATCCTCACAGGACTGCTCAGCTTCATGGTGGAGAAAGGACCCACCCTGGGCAGCATTGAGACCTCAGACCACACG aaAAGACAACTCTCAGCCCAAAGCCTCGCCTTCAACCTGAAGGACAAAGTCTTTTGTGAATTGTTCCCTGAGGTTGTGGAG GAGATGAAGCAAAAACAGAAATTGCAGGAAGAGCTAAACGCCCGCACTCAACCGCTCCCCCTACCCGACGTGGTGCCCGACGGCGACCCCCAGCAGGCTCATTACGGCCTCCCCGCCCTCAACGGAGGTCCCATCCCACTCGGCGGCGGCAACCCCGCCCAGGGCCTGCAGCAACCCAATCGCAACCATGGACTTCTGGGTGGAGCCCTCGCCAACCTGTTTGTGATCGTCGGCTTCGCCGCCTTTGCCTACACGGTCAAGTACGTGCTGAGGAGCATAGCGCAGGATTGA
- the LOC119122997 gene encoding RING finger protein 224-like, producing the protein MDTRVPSIMSQNEDLECVVCFYNYSRSERIPRMLHCSHTFCAPCLEKLANVNGVIRTICCPLCRWVTCTQASLTLPGALWVNTEIWDEIAVKEQKKIRTRTRGNSVEDSNKLIRPTLLDSNHIALKSTLQKMFNCIAVHEQHLQATDVSNVF; encoded by the exons ATGGACACCCG AGTGCCTTCGATCATGTCTCAAAATGAAGATCTGGAGTGTGTGGTGTGTTTCTACAACTACTCGCGCAGCGAGCGGATCCCACGCATGCTGCACTGCAGTCACACCTTCTGCGCTCCATGTCTGGAGAAACTGGCCAACGTGAACGGCGTGATCCGGACCATCTGCTGCCCACTGTGCCGCTGGGTCACCTGCACTCAGGCCAGTTTGACCCTGCCCGGGGCCTTGTGGGTCAATACCGAGATCTGGGATGAGATAGCAGTAAAGGAGCAGAAGAAGATCAGGACGAGGACGAGGGGAAATTCCGTGGAGGACTCGAACAAGCTCATCAGGCCAACGCT CTTGGATTCCAATCACATTGCTCTCAAGTCTACACTCCAAAAAATGTTCAACTGTATTGCAGTGCATGAGCAACATTTGCAGGCCACTGATGTTTCCAATGTCTTTTGA
- the si:ch211-160o17.4 gene encoding homeodomain-interacting protein kinase 1, protein MTSQLQVFSPPSISSSAFCRVKKLKVENNVWDVSTTEAYNSIAGQSAYTFTPAMAVPPFAPSLVFPSTAPGSRGQVVVRAADSTGSLPRGSSRRVTEHATSSSYAHVEAASETRGHRHGQKRKMEETNEGSGSGCGSVQILEELSAPAATFSTRTGGGGGGTGQSIPHSAPTTKSSSSNGEGDYQLVQHEILCSVSCSYEVLEFLGRGTFGQVAKCWKRGTNEIVAIKILKNHPSYARQGQIEVGILNRLSAENADEYNFVRSYECFQHKGHTCLVFEMLEQNLYDFLKHSKFSPLPLRHIRPILQQVATALMKLKSLGLIHADLKPENIMLVDPLRQPYRVKVIDFGSASHVSKAVCSTYLQSRYYRAPEIILGLPFCEAIDMWSLGCVIAELFLGWPLYPGASEYDQIRYISQTQGLPAEYLLSAGTKTSRFFNRGPDSSYPLWRLKTPSEHEMEMGIKSKEARKYIFNCLDDMMQVNLSSHLEGTDMLAEKADRREFIDLLKRMLRLDADKRITPTKTLGHPFVTMSHLMDYPHSSHVKSCFQNMEICKRRSTYDSNKSLYSANAVPSAAAGNLTVTFSSQLNQHNQVPSAGGAVPLLNYQPALYQQATINIPGLTQQSVPIPTRPAGLCSQAEPFQQTLIVCPPSTIQGLQSSSKSSSFPVRMDNSVPIVPQNQPAQSLQLQPSMLTQGSCTPLMVATLHPPASGIASQYSLPVGLGTGVGRPTLLEHTATVLQAWPTGTQQILIPSSWQQVPGVAIHSAAHQANIAESPRDSHHTDATAQQGHNWRSTAQTKTQQERKKVKARRGENRNRGAATTSLLSTNAVTSSSLMATLSQPIVISDTPSPAVSIITIHSDTDTEDERKFHPASVTLGQRTNVISCVTVHDSDSSTASPLTPRPRTLNAANTVSSRQATSLAVVAPSVKIQAPERGATSRSRPETVNYMKPKRMSHQQPSSSGENLERHGLMLSQSRPLNLSQVQPLVSSSQERTGASHSRQQTFPAVASAPHYNFPEVSALASVSAAGPGLYTYPASTALSSASQVMEQLLGRGHGGHAGHGGHGHSGHSPSAYAATYTSSSSSSRRDSAGRKESVSSLLHGLPAVYQQQFAAASPYVSVTPRAEAYGAYQLSPRRLAQYPYL, encoded by the exons ATGACCTCACAGCTGCAAGTCTTCTCGCCTCCCTCCATCTCCTCCAGTGCCTTTTGCCGTGTTAAGAAGCTAAAGGTGGAGAACAACGTTTGGGATGTGTCCACTACCGAAGCGTACAACTCCATCGCGGGCCAGTCGGCGTATACCTTTACCCCAGCCATGGCCGTCCCACCCTTCGCACCATCCCTGGTCTTCCCCTCAACAGCGCCCGGATCTCGGGGCCAAGTGGTGGTTCGGGCAGCTGACAGCACCGGTAGTCTTCCGCGGGGTTCCAGTCGGCGTGTCACTGAGCACGCGACATCCTCTTCTTACGCTCACGTCGAGGCGGCCTCGGAAACAAGAGGGCATCGGCACGGGCAAAAGAGAAAGATGGAGGAGACCAATGAGGGCAGCGGGAGCGGCTGTGGCAGCGTGCAAATTCTGGAGGAGCTTTCTGCGCCAGCCGCAACGTTTTCCACTCGCACGGGCGGCGGAGGAGGCGGCACCGGCCAGTCCATACCTCACTCGGCCCCGACCACCAAAAGCAGTAGCTCCAATGGCGAAGGCGACTATCAGCTGGTGCAGCACGAGATCCTCTGCTCCGTGTCCTGCAGTTACGAAGTTTTGGAGTTCTTGGGGAGGGGCACCTTTGGCCAAGTGGCCAAGTGCTGGAAGAGGGGTACCAATGAGATTGTGGCAATTAAGATTCTTAAGAACCATCCTTCCTATGCTCGCCAGGGACAAATTGAG GTGGGCATCCTGAACAGACTGAGTGCGGAGAATGCAGACGAGTACAACTTTGTGCGCTCCTATGAGTGCTTCCAGCACAAGGGTCATACGTGCTTGGTGTTTGAGATGCTCGAACAGAACCTGTATGACTTTCTCAAGCACAGCAAGTTCAGCCCGCTGCCTCTTCGGCACATTAGACCAATTCTACAACAG GTGGCGACGGCACTGATGAAGCTCAAGAGCTTGGGACTGATTCATGCTGACCTAAAGCCTGAGAATATCATGCTGGTAGACCCCCTCAGGCAGCCGTACAGGGTAAAGGTCATTGACTTTGGTTCTGCAAGCCACGTTTCCAAGGCTGTGTGCTCTACATACTTGCAGTCCCGCTACTACAG GGCCCCTGAGATCATTTTAGGTCTGCCGTTCTGCGAGGCTATTGACATGTGGTCTCTGGGCTGTGTGATTGCTGAGCTCTTTTTGGGTTGGCCTCTCTACCCCGGAGCCTCTGAGTACGATCAG ATCCGCTACATTTCTCAGACTCAAGGCCTGCCAGCTGAGTACCTACTGAGTGCAGGCACAAAAACCAGCCGCTTTTTCAACCGAGGACCGGACTCTAGCTACCCACTTTGGAGGCTTAAG ACACCATCAGAACACGAAATGGAGATGGGCATCAAATCTAAGGAAGCTAGAAAATACATCTTCAACTGTTTGGATGACATGATGCAG GTCAACCTTTCATCTCATTTGGAGGGTACAGACATGCTGGCTGAGAAAGCAGATAGACGCGAGTTCATAGATCTCCTGAAGAGGATGCTGCGCCTGGACGCTGACAAGAGGATCACGCCTACAAAGACACTGGGTCACCCTTTTGTCACAATGAGCCACCTCATGGATTATCCACACAGCTCTCA CGTGAAGTCGTGCTTCCAGAACATGGAGATCTGCAAACGCCGGAGCACCTACGACAGCAACAAATCCCTCTACTCTGCCAACGCAGTCCCCAGTGCTGCGGCAGGAAACCTGACTGTTACCTTCAGTAGCCAGCTCAACCAGCATAACCAG GTGCCTTCTGCAGGGGGAGCGGTGCCTTTACTAAATTATCAGCCAGCGTTGTACCAGCAGGCAACCATCAACATTCCCGGTCTGACTCAACAAAGTGTTCCTATTCCAACGCGTCCTGCCGGCCTGTGTAGCCAGGCAGAACCCTTCCAGCAGACTCTGATTGTTTGCCCACCTTCAACCATTCAAG GGCTGCAGTCCTCAAGCAAGAGCTCCAGCTTCCCCGTGAGGATGGATAACTCGGTTCCTATCGTACCTCAGAACCAGCCTGCCCAGTCCTTGCAGCTCCAGCCCAGCATGCTCACGCAG GGTTCCTGTACACCGCTGATGGTGGCCACGCTGCACCCACCCGCGTCAGGCATAGCCTCCCAGTATTCTCTACCAGTGGGGCTAGGTACTGGGGTGGGCCGGCCCACCCTGTTGGAGCACACAGCCACAGTGCTG CAGGCCTGGCCCACTGGAACCCAACAAATCCTCATCCCGTCATCATGGCAGCAGGTCCCGGGCGTAGCCATCCACAGCGCTGCGCACCAGGCAAATATTGCAGAGTCACCACGAGACTCCCACCACACCGACGCCACTGCCCAGCAGGGACACAATTGGAG GAGCACAGCACAAACCAAAACTCAGCAGGAGAGGAAGAAGGTCAAAGCCAGGCGAGGAGAGAACAGAAATAG GGGTGCAGCCACTACCTCGTTGCTTAGCACCAATGCTGTGACGTCGTCTAGCCTCATGGCCACGTTGTCGCAGCCCATCGTCATCTCTGACACGCCCAGCCCGGCAGTCAGCATCATAACTATCCACAGCGACACCGACACTGAGGATGAGCGCAAGTTTCACCCTGCCAG CGTTACGTTGGGCCAGCGCACCAACGTTATCAGCTGTGTGACCGTGCATGACTCTGATTCGTCGACTGCCAGCCCCCTGACCCCGCGTCCCCGCACGCTAAACGCAGCCAACACCGTTTCCTCTCGCCAGGCCACGTCTCTGGCCGTGGTGGCGCCTTCAGTCAAAATTCAGGCGCCTGAGAGAGGAGCAACTTCACGTAGCCGCCCAGAAACTG TGAACTACATGAAACCCAAGAGAATGTCTCATCAGCAGCCAAGTAGTTCGGGGGAGAACCTGGAGCGACACGGACTGATGCTGAGCCAGTCACGCCCCTTAAACCTCAGCCAG GTGCAGCCCCTGGTGTCTTCATCTCAGGAGCGCACGGGGGCATCCCACAGTCGGCAGCAGACCTTCCCCGCGGTCGCCTCTGCTCCACACTACAACTTCCCCGAGGTGTCGGCCTTGGCCTCCGTCTCGGCCGCCGGGCCCGGCCTGTACACCTACCCGGCCTCCACCGCCCTCTCGTCCGCCTCTCAGGTCATGGAGCAGCTGCTGGGCCGTGGCCACGGAGGCCACGCCGGGCACGGAGGCCACGGACACTCGGGACACTCCCCCTCCGCCTATGCAGCCACATACACCTCTTCTTCCTCGTCCTCCAGGAGAGACTCGGCCGGCCGCAAGGAGTCGGTCAGCAGCCTGCTGCACGGCCTGCCGGCGGTCTACCAGCAGCAGTTCGCCGCGGCCTCCCCTTATGTTAGTGTGACGCCGCGGGCGGAGGCATACGGCGCCTACCAGCTGAGCCCCAGACGCCTCGCGCAGTACCCTTACCTATAA